From a single Oceaniferula flava genomic region:
- a CDS encoding tyrosine-type recombinase/integrase, translating into MPRTPRFDYRKTSKGWLVNVPASASDTGKFRRRYFSTRDEAKAEAKRLREAANGTRAKAIDIRADLAADAIKASELLSEWGISLTQAAMHYIEHHDTRSKAPTLCDAWTAGLKHRENHRPRTLADFRAWEKALPEWFMSMNCHDITADDIQKALDETTDGQTRWKNGMRNISAILGDVVKSGAIEKNPVKAMKVKRNPESSDEVTTYTPKELKALFAACVDYPEGETDRLCSGCAMPFAFMAFAGIRPEEVTKLRWENVSLELGNIRIDATIAKKLYRRNVRIQPTLEKWIESIPAKERVGKIIPPRWRFKAAKVRSKAGIDGREKQDALRHSFGSYLLATEGDLDALKSDMGHGHMSTFFDHYHKAFTKREALPYWQVLPAGAKLSNISAVV; encoded by the coding sequence ATGCCCAGAACTCCACGATTTGATTACAGAAAGACCTCGAAAGGTTGGCTGGTGAATGTGCCAGCCAGTGCATCAGACACCGGTAAATTCCGCCGCCGGTATTTCTCGACGCGTGACGAGGCTAAGGCCGAAGCTAAGCGGCTACGTGAAGCGGCCAATGGAACACGGGCAAAGGCAATCGACATTCGGGCCGATCTGGCCGCCGATGCGATCAAGGCGAGCGAGTTGCTGAGTGAATGGGGCATATCTTTAACGCAGGCTGCGATGCATTATATTGAGCATCACGACACGCGAAGCAAGGCCCCTACGCTCTGCGATGCCTGGACGGCAGGATTGAAGCACAGGGAAAACCACAGGCCGCGAACATTGGCCGACTTCCGAGCATGGGAAAAGGCACTGCCTGAATGGTTCATGTCGATGAACTGCCACGACATCACCGCCGACGATATCCAGAAGGCTCTGGACGAAACCACCGACGGTCAGACTCGGTGGAAAAACGGAATGCGTAACATTTCAGCTATACTTGGCGACGTGGTGAAAAGTGGTGCTATTGAAAAGAACCCAGTGAAGGCGATGAAGGTGAAGCGAAACCCAGAGTCGTCTGATGAGGTGACCACCTACACGCCCAAGGAACTCAAGGCACTATTTGCAGCGTGTGTTGATTACCCAGAGGGGGAGACTGATCGGCTTTGCTCTGGTTGCGCTATGCCTTTTGCTTTCATGGCCTTTGCTGGCATCCGGCCCGAAGAAGTCACCAAGTTGCGCTGGGAGAATGTCTCCTTGGAGCTTGGCAACATCAGAATCGACGCGACGATTGCTAAAAAGCTGTATCGCCGAAATGTTAGAATTCAGCCGACCCTAGAAAAATGGATCGAGTCAATCCCCGCCAAGGAGCGTGTGGGCAAGATCATTCCTCCGCGATGGCGATTTAAAGCTGCTAAAGTCCGCAGTAAGGCAGGTATCGACGGCAGAGAGAAGCAGGACGCGCTGAGGCATTCATTCGGCAGTTATTTACTCGCCACGGAAGGTGATCTTGACGCGCTTAAGTCCGATATGGGGCACGGGCACATGAGCACGTTCTTTGATCATTACCATAAGGCATTCACTAAGCGCGAAGCTTTGCCCTACTGGCAGGTATTACCCGCTGGCGCTAAACTATCCAATATTTCAGCCGTTGTTTGA
- a CDS encoding CHC2 zinc finger domain-containing protein, producing MRSRFDENTLAEIRHRLPDYLEASGVVLSPKGTRLVGRCPVHDDRSPSFAVFGSDHENCGCHPCGFTGDVFKLSQWLGRSSSFPDAVREVAAVLGVHLSQEPNGRATRPATARKRTPKPTTQPFKLTAADNQRIHRANLAFDDAFFSGDPIISEIADSLGVNRETLRIASWGSSGLGIANGWLCYVYPQGLKWRNPDPKAKPRFIWIAGKALAPWRMDWVKPETRTVYLTEGESDTIALIAAGVEADGTAVSVASPGTSFSKEWAPLFKGKRVVICFDSDPPGRTATATVAAILKGHASEVLTWKGFANHE from the coding sequence ATGAGATCCAGATTCGATGAAAACACACTTGCAGAAATTCGCCATCGACTGCCGGACTATCTCGAAGCATCAGGCGTGGTACTCAGTCCAAAGGGCACGCGCCTTGTCGGACGTTGCCCTGTTCATGATGACCGTTCGCCATCGTTCGCAGTATTTGGATCCGACCACGAAAACTGCGGTTGCCATCCATGTGGATTCACTGGCGACGTGTTCAAACTCTCGCAATGGTTAGGACGTTCCAGCAGCTTCCCTGATGCCGTTCGTGAGGTTGCCGCCGTCCTAGGCGTTCACTTGTCACAGGAACCTAACGGACGCGCCACGAGGCCAGCCACGGCACGAAAAAGGACACCCAAGCCGACGACGCAGCCGTTTAAGTTGACCGCAGCCGACAATCAAAGAATTCACCGCGCAAATCTAGCGTTCGATGATGCTTTTTTTAGCGGCGACCCGATAATATCAGAAATTGCCGATAGCTTAGGCGTTAACCGTGAAACGCTCCGCATCGCATCATGGGGAAGCTCAGGCCTTGGAATAGCTAACGGATGGCTCTGCTATGTTTACCCGCAGGGCTTAAAATGGCGCAACCCAGATCCGAAAGCCAAACCGCGTTTTATATGGATCGCTGGTAAAGCCCTAGCACCATGGCGCATGGACTGGGTAAAACCAGAAACGCGAACCGTGTATTTAACTGAAGGAGAAAGCGACACCATCGCATTGATTGCTGCAGGAGTGGAGGCCGATGGCACCGCTGTTAGCGTAGCATCACCCGGCACAAGCTTCTCAAAGGAGTGGGCACCGTTGTTTAAGGGAAAGCGCGTTGTCATTTGCTTTGATTCTGATCCGCCTGGACGAACTGCCACCGCTACGGTTGCCGCCATCCTCAAGGGGCACGCTTCCGAGGTCCTAACATGGAAAGGATTTGCAAATCATGAGTGA
- a CDS encoding glutaminyl-peptide cyclotransferase has protein sequence MLACQEKPQAKHEPAETQTGEATTAKAEWKTHRWSGYQVLRELPHDNQAYTQGLYLSNGHWMESTGGHGTSNVRRVEKETGRVLAKVDLDKKYFGEGITELNGKLYQLTWQSQQGFVYDSESLKPLGSFTYQGEGWGLTTDGQSLIMSDGTDRLRFLDPKTLRVQRVLPVSYGGKPVRMLNELEFIEGEIFANVWHTQQIVRINPTNGQVIGVIDLTGIYPDAGKRNPEFVLNGIAYDAACGDLFVTGKCWPKIYQIRLVKKR, from the coding sequence ATGCTGGCATGCCAAGAGAAGCCGCAAGCCAAGCATGAGCCCGCAGAGACGCAAACCGGCGAGGCGACGACGGCTAAGGCGGAGTGGAAAACCCATCGCTGGTCCGGGTATCAGGTGCTGCGCGAACTGCCTCACGACAATCAAGCCTACACACAGGGCCTCTATTTATCCAACGGTCACTGGATGGAAAGCACCGGTGGACACGGGACCTCGAACGTCAGACGGGTGGAAAAAGAGACGGGCCGCGTGTTGGCGAAGGTGGATCTGGACAAGAAGTATTTCGGCGAAGGAATCACCGAACTGAATGGAAAACTTTACCAGCTCACCTGGCAGAGCCAGCAAGGATTCGTGTATGACTCCGAGAGCCTGAAACCGTTAGGCAGCTTCACGTATCAGGGCGAAGGCTGGGGGCTCACCACCGATGGCCAATCGTTGATCATGAGCGATGGCACGGACCGCTTGCGCTTTCTCGATCCGAAGACTCTGCGTGTGCAGCGCGTGCTGCCTGTGAGTTACGGCGGCAAACCGGTCCGGATGCTGAATGAACTCGAATTTATCGAGGGCGAGATCTTTGCCAATGTTTGGCATACCCAACAAATTGTCCGGATTAACCCGACCAATGGCCAGGTGATCGGCGTGATCGATCTCACAGGCATCTACCCGGATGCTGGAAAGCGGAACCCTGAGTTTGTGCTCAATGGGATTGCCTATGATGCCGCATGCGGAGATCTTTTCGTCACCGGCAAGTGCTGGCCGAAGATCTATCAGATCCGCTTAGTGAAAAAACGCTGA
- a CDS encoding ParB/RepB/Spo0J family partition protein, translating into MAKKALGKGLGALIKQQPANSEHSKEGDASASAANTHVAITEIVPSPLQPRKHFAQGQLDELMESIRQHGIIQPLIVRKVNGKLELIAGERRWRASTELGLKEVPIRIREATDHEVLEMALIENIQRKDLDPIEEAQGYVRLAREFNMKQETIAQRVGKSRASVANAMRLMELHPDIQEHVAQNRLSVGHAKAILGIKDLETQCLAADQILKKNLTVRAAEQLTKEMLNPKKSGKSSSNSREADAVIQQIQSTLRERFATKVKLNHTPKKGKIELTYYGNDDLQRILDLLGVEL; encoded by the coding sequence ATGGCGAAAAAGGCATTAGGTAAGGGATTGGGCGCACTGATTAAGCAACAGCCCGCTAATTCAGAGCACTCCAAGGAAGGCGATGCGTCGGCCTCAGCGGCCAATACGCACGTTGCCATCACCGAGATTGTCCCCAGTCCCCTGCAGCCGCGGAAGCACTTCGCCCAAGGTCAGTTAGACGAGCTGATGGAGTCGATCCGCCAGCACGGCATCATCCAGCCCCTGATCGTCCGCAAGGTGAATGGCAAGCTGGAACTCATCGCCGGTGAGCGCCGTTGGCGTGCCTCCACCGAGCTCGGACTCAAGGAAGTGCCGATCCGCATTCGCGAAGCCACCGATCACGAGGTGCTGGAAATGGCACTGATCGAGAACATCCAGCGTAAGGACCTCGACCCCATCGAAGAAGCCCAAGGCTACGTTCGTCTGGCGAGAGAGTTCAACATGAAGCAGGAAACCATCGCCCAGCGCGTGGGTAAATCTCGGGCCTCTGTGGCCAATGCCATGCGCCTGATGGAACTGCACCCGGACATCCAAGAACACGTGGCCCAGAACCGCCTCAGCGTCGGTCACGCCAAAGCTATCCTCGGTATCAAGGACCTCGAGACCCAGTGCCTGGCCGCCGATCAGATTCTCAAGAAAAACCTCACCGTGCGTGCAGCAGAGCAGCTGACGAAAGAAATGCTCAACCCGAAGAAGTCAGGAAAATCCAGCTCGAACAGTCGGGAAGCCGATGCCGTGATCCAGCAGATCCAGAGCACCCTGCGCGAGCGTTTCGCCACCAAGGTGAAACTCAACCACACGCCGAAAAAAGGTAAAATCGAGCTCACCTACTACGGCAACGATGACCTCCAGCGTATCCTCGACCTCCTGGGCGTGGAGCTCTAA